Proteins from a genomic interval of Bradyrhizobium sp. CCBAU 53340:
- a CDS encoding heavy metal translocating P-type ATPase, protein MHDENHTHHNDGSAHPGCGCSAKAAPPAAKPAASSCCGGHDDHAGPAHHHGHDHGAAATKVLDPVCGMTVDPATSKHRFEHHGETFHFCSASCRTKFAADPAKYLTKDKAPEPAMPAGTIYTCPMHPEIRQVGPGSCPICGMALEPEVASLETGPNPELADMTRRFWIGGALALPPVVLEMGGHLAGPHNWIDPTLSNWIQLIFATPVVVWAGWPFFVRGWQSLLTRNLNMFTLIAMGTGVAYVYSLIGTIAPQIFPETFRGHEGAVAVYFEAAAVITVLVLLGQVLELRARDATSGAIKALLQLAPKTARRVDTDGSEHEVEIDTLHAGDRLRVRPGEKVPVDGVILEGRSSLDESLVTGESMPVTKETGAKVIAGTLNQSGSFIMRADKVGRETLLSQIVQMVADAQRSRAPIQRLADQVAGWFVPSVIAVAIVAFAAWAWFGPEPRLAFGLVAAVSVLIIACPCALGLATPMSIMVGVGRGAQAGVLIKNAEALERMEKIDTLVVDKTGTLTEGKPKVVAIVPASGFAEDDILRLAASVERASEHPLADAIMRAAKGKQLALGQVEGFDSPTGKGAAGKVDGKTIVLGNAKYLTSIGIDTKTLDAEAERLRGDGATVINMAIDGALAGLFAIADPVKASTPDALKALAAEGIKVIMLTGDNRTTAEAVARRLGIADVEAEVLPDQKSAVVTKLQKAGRSVAMAGDGVNDAPALAAAEVGIAMGTGTDVAMESAGVTLLKGDLTGIVRARKLSQATMSNIRQNLFFAFIYNAAGIPIAAGILYPTFGLLLSPIIAAAAMALSSVSVVGNALRLRATRL, encoded by the coding sequence ATGCACGACGAGAACCACACGCATCACAACGACGGCAGCGCGCATCCCGGATGCGGCTGCTCCGCCAAGGCCGCGCCGCCCGCTGCCAAGCCTGCCGCCTCGTCCTGTTGCGGCGGGCACGATGATCACGCCGGCCCTGCGCACCATCACGGCCATGACCATGGCGCCGCCGCGACAAAGGTTCTCGATCCCGTTTGCGGCATGACGGTCGATCCAGCGACGTCGAAGCATCGCTTCGAGCACCACGGCGAGACGTTCCATTTCTGCTCGGCCAGCTGCCGGACCAAGTTCGCCGCCGATCCCGCAAAATACCTCACCAAGGACAAAGCGCCCGAGCCCGCGATGCCCGCGGGCACGATCTACACCTGCCCGATGCATCCGGAGATCCGCCAGGTCGGACCCGGCAGCTGCCCGATCTGCGGCATGGCGCTGGAGCCGGAGGTCGCAAGTCTGGAGACCGGCCCCAACCCGGAGCTCGCCGACATGACGCGGCGATTCTGGATCGGCGGCGCGCTGGCGCTGCCGCCTGTCGTGCTGGAGATGGGCGGCCACCTCGCCGGTCCGCACAATTGGATCGACCCGACTCTCTCGAACTGGATCCAGCTCATCTTTGCCACGCCCGTGGTGGTGTGGGCCGGCTGGCCATTCTTCGTCCGCGGCTGGCAGTCGCTGCTGACGCGCAATCTCAACATGTTCACGCTGATCGCGATGGGCACTGGCGTTGCCTATGTCTACAGCCTGATCGGCACCATCGCGCCGCAGATTTTCCCGGAGACCTTCCGCGGCCATGAGGGCGCAGTCGCCGTCTATTTCGAAGCGGCGGCCGTCATCACTGTGCTGGTGCTGCTCGGCCAGGTGCTGGAGCTGCGCGCCCGCGATGCAACATCCGGGGCGATCAAGGCGCTGCTGCAGCTTGCGCCGAAAACCGCACGGCGCGTCGACACCGATGGCAGCGAGCATGAGGTCGAGATCGATACGCTGCATGCGGGCGACCGCTTGCGCGTTCGGCCCGGCGAGAAAGTGCCTGTTGACGGCGTGATCCTGGAAGGCCGCTCCTCGCTCGATGAGTCCCTCGTGACAGGCGAATCCATGCCCGTCACCAAGGAGACTGGCGCCAAGGTCATCGCCGGCACGCTCAACCAGTCCGGCAGCTTCATCATGCGCGCCGACAAGGTCGGCCGCGAGACGCTGCTGTCGCAGATCGTGCAGATGGTCGCGGACGCACAGCGCTCGCGCGCGCCGATTCAGCGGTTGGCCGATCAGGTCGCGGGCTGGTTCGTGCCATCAGTGATCGCCGTCGCCATCGTTGCCTTCGCCGCCTGGGCCTGGTTTGGGCCGGAACCGCGGCTGGCCTTCGGCCTCGTCGCCGCCGTCAGCGTGCTGATCATCGCCTGTCCCTGTGCGCTGGGTCTTGCGACCCCGATGTCGATCATGGTCGGCGTCGGCCGCGGTGCGCAGGCCGGCGTGCTGATCAAGAACGCCGAAGCGCTGGAGCGGATGGAAAAGATCGACACGCTCGTGGTCGACAAGACAGGCACGCTGACCGAAGGCAAGCCCAAGGTGGTCGCGATCGTCCCGGCATCAGGCTTTGCCGAGGATGACATCCTGCGGCTTGCCGCCAGTGTCGAGCGTGCCAGCGAGCATCCGCTGGCCGACGCGATCATGCGCGCCGCGAAGGGGAAGCAGCTTGCACTCGGCCAGGTCGAAGGATTCGACTCGCCGACGGGCAAGGGTGCCGCCGGCAAGGTCGATGGCAAGACCATCGTGCTCGGCAACGCCAAGTATCTGACGTCGATCGGCATCGACACCAAGACGCTCGATGCGGAGGCCGAGCGCCTGCGTGGCGATGGCGCCACCGTCATCAACATGGCCATCGACGGCGCACTTGCCGGCCTGTTCGCGATCGCCGATCCGGTCAAGGCATCGACCCCTGACGCGTTGAAGGCGCTCGCCGCCGAAGGCATCAAGGTGATCATGCTGACCGGAGACAACCGCACCACGGCGGAGGCCGTCGCGCGCCGGCTCGGCATTGCCGATGTCGAAGCCGAAGTGCTGCCGGATCAGAAGAGCGCGGTGGTGACGAAGCTGCAAAAGGCCGGTCGCAGCGTCGCGATGGCCGGCGACGGCGTCAACGACGCGCCGGCGCTGGCCGCGGCCGAGGTCGGCATCGCCATGGGCACCGGCACGGACGTGGCGATGGAAAGCGCCGGCGTCACCCTTCTGAAGGGCGATCTCACCGGCATCGTGCGGGCGCGAAAACTGTCGCAGGCGACGATGAGCAATATCAGGCAAAACCTGTTCTTCGCCTTCATCTACAACGCCGCCGGCATTCCGATCGCCGCTGGCATCCTCTATCCAACCTTCGGCCTGCTGCTGTCGCCGATCATCGCAGCCGCGGCGATGGCGCTGTCCTCGGTGAGCGTGGTCGGCAATGCGCTGCGGCTGCGCGCAACGCGGCTATGA
- a CDS encoding MFS transporter: protein MSVVGIDTGFELGAAPSGPDEISRRLEAMPATSQVWKLVILLSLGGCFEMYDLFLTGYIAPGLSRSGLLSTTTQAFFGFSGIGAFVAATFAGLFVGTFFLGFLADRFGRRAIFTYALLAYTTASVIMACQTSSGGLLFWRFLAGIGIGVEVITIDAYITELVPSRIRGRAFAVNQAIMFIAVPVVAFLAWWLVPLAPYGVEGWRWVVLIGAAASMIIWVLRLFLPESPLWLARHGRTEDAFRIVATLEARGGSAAAGPAASLARPTAQATRQVSFGDLFRPPYLSLVVLFMVFNLCQAFGFYGFANWVPTLLVEKGITVTKSLQYSFIVAFAYPISPLLAASFADKLERRWIIAGACIAIIVFGLAFAQLTEPVLLIVCGVLLTASNTTMSYAYHAYQTEVFPTQIRAQASGLVYSMSRLSATFSGFIVAYMLKEAGVIGVFGLITVAMLIVVIAMALFGPDVRGKALDTV from the coding sequence ATGAGCGTTGTCGGCATCGACACAGGCTTTGAGCTCGGCGCTGCACCGTCAGGCCCGGACGAGATCTCGCGGCGGCTCGAGGCGATGCCGGCGACAAGCCAGGTCTGGAAGCTGGTCATCCTGCTCTCGCTCGGCGGCTGCTTCGAGATGTATGACCTGTTCCTGACCGGCTACATCGCGCCAGGCCTCAGCCGCAGCGGCCTCTTGAGCACGACGACCCAGGCCTTCTTCGGCTTCTCCGGCATCGGCGCCTTCGTCGCCGCAACCTTTGCCGGCCTGTTCGTCGGCACCTTCTTCCTCGGTTTCCTTGCCGACCGGTTTGGCCGGCGCGCGATCTTCACCTATGCCCTGCTCGCTTACACCACCGCGTCCGTGATCATGGCCTGCCAGACTTCCTCCGGAGGTCTTCTGTTCTGGCGCTTCCTTGCCGGGATCGGCATCGGCGTCGAGGTCATCACCATCGATGCCTACATCACCGAGCTGGTGCCAAGCCGGATCCGCGGACGCGCCTTTGCGGTGAACCAGGCGATCATGTTCATCGCCGTGCCCGTCGTCGCCTTCCTCGCCTGGTGGCTGGTGCCGCTCGCGCCCTACGGCGTCGAAGGCTGGCGCTGGGTAGTGCTGATCGGCGCCGCCGCCAGCATGATCATCTGGGTGCTGCGGCTGTTCCTGCCCGAGAGCCCACTTTGGCTGGCGCGCCACGGCCGCACCGAGGACGCGTTCCGGATCGTCGCAACGCTCGAAGCCAGAGGCGGCAGCGCGGCAGCGGGACCCGCAGCTTCGCTCGCGCGACCGACGGCGCAGGCGACCCGGCAGGTCAGCTTTGGCGATCTGTTCAGGCCGCCCTACCTTTCGCTCGTCGTCCTGTTCATGGTGTTCAACCTCTGCCAGGCCTTCGGCTTCTACGGCTTTGCCAATTGGGTGCCGACGCTGCTGGTGGAGAAGGGCATCACCGTCACCAAGAGCCTGCAATATTCCTTCATCGTCGCCTTCGCCTATCCGATCTCGCCGCTGCTGGCCGCGAGCTTTGCCGACAAGTTGGAACGACGCTGGATCATCGCCGGGGCCTGCATCGCCATCATCGTGTTCGGCCTGGCGTTCGCGCAATTGACCGAGCCCGTACTCTTGATCGTCTGCGGCGTGCTGCTGACGGCGAGCAACACCACGATGTCCTACGCCTATCACGCCTACCAGACCGAGGTGTTTCCGACCCAGATCCGGGCACAGGCATCCGGCCTCGTCTATTCCATGAGCCGGCTCTCCGCGACCTTCTCGGGCTTCATCGTCGCCTACATGCTGAAGGAGGCCGGTGTCATCGGCGTGTTCGGCCTGATCACCGTGGCGATGCTGATCGTGGTGATCGCGATGGCGCTGTTCGGACCTGATGTTCGCGGCAAGGCGCTGGATACGGTCTGA
- a CDS encoding YiiX/YebB-like N1pC/P60 family cysteine hydrolase: protein MGTVLDSVGKVIAAYLSKEVPGYEPFTPSDPEHLRGVIQPGDVMLVEGNNRISGIIKYLTQSTWSHAALYVGPVEGAVEPDGEPHVLIEANIGEGVTSAPLSKYFPYHTRICRPVGLSYEDRTTVCRYAINRIGFGYDTKNIIDLMRFLFPLPVPQRWRRRMIALGSGDPTKIICSALIAQAFDAVRYPILPKITKAGSRAARREILHIRDSSLYMPRDFDISPYFEVVKPTIVHGFDYTALHWADKQKPLEEVAGSFGVFPETFRAPPLVPEAIDEEAPASAEQVSEATAETVERGSEHVPLLKRLAMYRPRRRGRARERAA, encoded by the coding sequence ATGGGGACGGTCCTAGATTCAGTCGGAAAGGTGATAGCCGCCTACCTCTCGAAAGAGGTGCCGGGCTATGAGCCGTTCACACCCAGCGACCCCGAGCATCTGCGCGGCGTGATCCAGCCCGGCGACGTCATGCTGGTCGAGGGCAACAACCGCATCTCCGGCATCATCAAATACCTGACGCAGTCGACCTGGTCGCATGCCGCGCTCTATGTCGGACCGGTCGAGGGCGCGGTCGAGCCCGACGGCGAGCCGCATGTGCTGATCGAGGCCAATATCGGCGAGGGCGTCACCTCCGCGCCGCTGTCGAAATATTTCCCCTATCACACCCGCATCTGCCGTCCGGTCGGACTGTCCTACGAGGACCGCACCACGGTGTGCCGCTATGCGATCAACCGCATCGGTTTCGGCTACGACACCAAGAACATCATCGATCTGATGCGCTTCCTGTTTCCGCTGCCGGTGCCGCAGCGCTGGCGGCGGCGCATGATCGCGCTCGGCTCGGGCGATCCGACCAAGATCATCTGCTCGGCGCTGATCGCGCAGGCCTTCGATGCGGTGCGCTATCCGATCCTGCCGAAGATCACCAAGGCCGGCAGCCGCGCGGCGCGCCGCGAGATCCTGCACATTCGCGACTCCTCGCTCTACATGCCCCGCGACTTCGATATCTCGCCCTATTTCGAAGTGGTCAAACCCACCATCGTGCACGGCTTCGACTACACGGCCTTGCACTGGGCCGACAAGCAAAAGCCGCTCGAGGAGGTAGCGGGCTCGTTCGGTGTGTTTCCAGAAACGTTCCGTGCGCCGCCGCTCGTTCCTGAAGCGATTGACGAAGAAGCGCCGGCTTCGGCTGAGCAAGTGAGCGAGGCGACCGCCGAGACGGTTGAACGCGGCTCCGAACATGTCCCGCTGCTCAAGAGACTCGCGATGTACCGGCCGAGACGCCGAGGACGTGCGCGAGAGCGGGCCGCGTAA
- a CDS encoding LysR family transcriptional regulator — MDSRQLRYFIAVYEQRNLSRAADQVNVAQSALSHHISNLEAEFATPLFERKSRGMDPTAAGERLYEHARIILRAMAEAETEVREGARVIAGEISIGMANSGVKAIGVELMRTVLTKYPKLKLSLTESLSGATLMHLMVSNVDLALVYNPPSEKELITEAVLEEEMFLVGIPKLVGKGKAPIRFEELSRLPLILLRYGLGLSSRALLDDPVLLKRLEGGAILHANSITGMTGALVEGLGCTIATKLFAREELAAGRLVARRVIDPKLTRTLYLCRLRNRPMTYAMEEMRRLMLSLIAEQVRSGSWQAELAG; from the coding sequence ATGGATTCGCGCCAGCTCCGCTATTTCATTGCCGTCTACGAGCAGCGGAACCTGTCGCGCGCGGCGGACCAAGTGAATGTCGCGCAGTCCGCGCTCAGCCATCACATCTCGAATCTGGAGGCCGAGTTCGCAACGCCGCTGTTCGAGCGCAAGTCGCGCGGCATGGACCCGACCGCGGCCGGCGAGCGGCTCTACGAGCACGCCCGCATCATCCTGCGCGCGATGGCGGAGGCCGAGACCGAGGTGCGCGAGGGCGCCCGCGTCATTGCCGGTGAGATCTCGATCGGCATGGCCAATTCCGGCGTCAAGGCGATCGGCGTCGAGCTGATGCGCACGGTGCTGACCAAATATCCCAAACTCAAGCTGTCGCTGACCGAGAGCCTGTCGGGCGCGACGCTGATGCATCTGATGGTCTCCAATGTCGACCTCGCGCTGGTCTACAATCCGCCGTCGGAGAAGGAGCTGATCACGGAAGCCGTGCTGGAAGAGGAGATGTTCCTGGTCGGCATTCCCAAGCTGGTCGGCAAGGGCAAGGCGCCGATCCGCTTCGAGGAGCTGAGCCGGCTGCCGCTGATCCTGTTGCGCTACGGCCTCGGCCTGTCCTCGCGCGCGCTGCTCGACGATCCCGTGCTGCTCAAGCGGCTGGAGGGCGGCGCGATCCTGCACGCCAATTCGATCACCGGCATGACCGGCGCGCTGGTCGAGGGACTTGGCTGCACCATCGCGACAAAGCTGTTCGCGCGGGAGGAACTCGCCGCCGGCCGCCTGGTCGCGCGCCGGGTGATCGATCCAAAGCTGACCCGCACGCTCTATCTCTGCCGCCTGCGCAACCGCCCGATGACTTACGCGATGGAAGAGATGCGGCGGCTGATGCTGTCGCTGATCGCCGAGCAGGTGCGCAGCGGCAGCTGGCAGGCGGAGCTGGCGGGGTGA
- a CDS encoding hydroxymethylglutaryl-CoA lyase — MSRIETIYPADRVSLREVGLRDGLQLVKKFPSTEAKQRWVREEYAAGVRHFEVGSFLPAKTFPQFVDVRDVITTVASLPGAHGIALALNERGVNEALESGVGEIASVVSATEEHSQANAHRSRESAIANIKRLCELRDASAHKPLVNAAISMALGCSITGAVDPKEVLRLVDKCLEAEVDFVAIADTVGYAGPKQVGELSRAAVKLAGKKPICIHLHDTRGMGIANAAAALDEGVRILDGSLGGLGGCPFAPGATGNVVFEDLVFLCESKGFATGIDLERLIAVRKILREEMPNEQLYGGLARAGLPGGSAAKAA, encoded by the coding sequence ATGAGCCGGATCGAGACGATTTATCCCGCTGACCGCGTCAGCTTGCGCGAAGTCGGCCTGCGCGACGGGCTCCAGCTCGTCAAGAAATTTCCGTCCACCGAGGCCAAGCAGCGCTGGGTGCGCGAGGAATATGCCGCTGGCGTCAGGCATTTCGAGGTCGGCTCGTTCCTGCCGGCCAAAACCTTTCCGCAATTCGTCGATGTTCGCGACGTCATCACGACGGTGGCGAGCTTGCCGGGTGCTCATGGCATTGCGCTTGCGCTCAACGAGCGCGGCGTCAACGAGGCCCTGGAATCTGGCGTCGGCGAGATCGCCTCGGTGGTGTCGGCGACCGAGGAGCATAGCCAGGCCAATGCGCACCGGTCGCGCGAGTCCGCGATCGCCAACATCAAGCGCCTCTGCGAGCTGCGCGACGCCAGCGCGCACAAGCCGCTGGTGAACGCCGCGATCTCGATGGCGCTTGGCTGCTCGATCACGGGCGCGGTCGACCCGAAAGAGGTGCTGCGGCTCGTCGACAAATGCCTCGAAGCCGAGGTCGATTTCGTCGCGATTGCGGACACCGTCGGCTATGCCGGGCCGAAACAGGTTGGTGAATTATCGCGCGCCGCAGTCAAGCTCGCAGGGAAAAAGCCGATCTGCATCCATCTCCACGACACCCGCGGCATGGGCATCGCCAACGCAGCCGCCGCGCTCGATGAAGGCGTCCGCATTCTCGACGGCTCGCTCGGCGGCCTCGGCGGCTGCCCCTTCGCGCCGGGCGCGACCGGCAATGTCGTGTTCGAGGATCTCGTATTCCTGTGCGAGAGCAAGGGTTTTGCCACGGGGATCGATCTCGAGAGGCTGATCGCGGTGCGCAAGATCCTGCGCGAGGAAATGCCGAACGAGCAGCTTTACGGCGGCCTGGCGCGGGCCGGGTTGCCGGGCGGGAGTGCAGCGAAGGCGGCGTAG
- a CDS encoding metal-sensitive transcriptional regulator, translating to MRKDIKASVGKRLGRIEGQVRGLQKMVEEDRYCIDIVTQISAVRAALRRVEEEILKDHVAHCVEHAIASGDKADQREKIAELMAVIGRAER from the coding sequence ATGCGCAAGGACATCAAGGCATCCGTCGGAAAACGTCTTGGCCGGATCGAGGGCCAGGTTCGCGGCCTCCAGAAAATGGTAGAGGAAGACCGCTACTGCATCGACATCGTGACGCAGATCTCGGCGGTGCGCGCCGCGCTGCGCCGGGTCGAGGAAGAGATCCTGAAGGACCACGTCGCCCATTGCGTCGAGCACGCAATCGCCAGCGGCGACAAGGCCGACCAGCGCGAGAAGATCGCGGAGTTGATGGCGGTGATCGGGCGGGCGGAGCGGTAG
- a CDS encoding CoA transferase produces MAETGLPLEGVRVVEMTHMVMGPTCGMILAQLGAEVIKVEPPAGDKTRSLGGMGTAFFPLFNRGKRSVVLDFEKAADRDTMHRLLQMADVFLENFRDGQLEKQGLGADELRRIHPHLIIAGHKGFLSGPYEHRPALDEVVQMMSGLAAMTGTKEKPQRVGSSANDIMGGMFGVIAILAALCQKRGGKRDGADIRIGLFENCLFLVAQHMVEYEMTGNKPRSMPEREHAWPIYDIFDAAGDGRIFIGVVTEGHWQAFCREFGLSEFLDDPSLRTTTDRILARPRILPRVAEIIRQQNVAQLSQKLDALNICFSPINRPEDLLTDPHVLRPGGLVTNVAADGKPFHVPTLPIEWNGNHLGEGLKVAPLGADTSAVRAEIDDNNDVTSKAAGRRA; encoded by the coding sequence ATGGCTGAGACCGGACTGCCGCTCGAAGGCGTGCGGGTCGTCGAGATGACCCACATGGTGATGGGCCCGACCTGCGGCATGATCCTCGCGCAGCTGGGCGCCGAGGTGATCAAGGTCGAGCCGCCCGCCGGCGACAAGACCCGCTCCCTCGGCGGCATGGGCACGGCATTCTTTCCGCTGTTCAACCGCGGCAAGCGCAGTGTCGTCCTGGACTTCGAGAAGGCTGCAGACCGCGATACCATGCACCGGCTGCTGCAGATGGCCGACGTGTTCCTGGAGAATTTTCGCGACGGCCAGCTCGAGAAGCAGGGCCTTGGTGCTGACGAACTGCGCCGCATTCATCCGCATCTGATCATTGCCGGTCACAAGGGCTTTCTATCCGGCCCCTATGAGCATCGTCCCGCGCTCGACGAGGTCGTGCAGATGATGTCGGGCCTCGCTGCCATGACCGGCACGAAAGAAAAGCCGCAGCGCGTCGGCTCCTCCGCCAACGACATCATGGGCGGCATGTTCGGCGTGATCGCGATTCTCGCCGCGCTCTGTCAGAAGCGCGGGGGCAAGCGCGACGGCGCCGACATCCGCATCGGCCTGTTCGAGAATTGCCTGTTCCTGGTCGCCCAGCACATGGTCGAATACGAGATGACCGGCAACAAGCCGCGCTCGATGCCGGAGCGAGAGCATGCCTGGCCGATCTACGACATCTTCGATGCCGCTGGCGACGGCCGCATTTTCATCGGCGTCGTGACCGAGGGCCACTGGCAGGCGTTCTGCCGCGAGTTCGGCTTGAGCGAGTTTCTCGATGACCCGAGCTTGCGCACCACCACCGACCGTATCCTGGCGCGGCCACGGATCCTTCCGCGTGTGGCTGAGATCATCCGGCAGCAGAACGTGGCGCAGCTGTCGCAGAAGCTCGACGCACTCAACATCTGCTTCTCGCCGATCAACCGGCCCGAGGATCTCCTCACCGACCCGCACGTGCTGCGGCCCGGTGGTCTCGTCACCAATGTTGCCGCTGACGGCAAACCATTCCATGTCCCGACGCTGCCGATCGAGTGGAACGGCAACCACCTCGGCGAAGGCCTGAAGGTCGCACCGCTCGGCGCCGACACCTCGGCGGTCCGCGCCGAGATCGATGACAACAACGACGTCACGTCAAAAGCCGCTGGGAGGCGCGCATGA
- a CDS encoding NAD(P)/FAD-dependent oxidoreductase — MTITRRSFLSASAVFAAAPVLRATAAPLPRDADIVVIGAGAAGIAAARRIMAANRKVVVVEAASQIGGRCITDSSTFDVPFDRGARWMHNPDTNPMIRLARSAGLDVSPAPSGQKMRIGRRNARAGETEDFLAALVRANRAVDEAARGKLDTSCASVLPKDLGDWAGAAEFVLGASFAGKDLKELSAIDKARAQDRNSPIACRQGLGTLITRLGEQVPTVLSTPASRIVWSNRDVSVETQAGKIAARAAIITVSTNVLTSGAIKFAPDIPKRALDAASKLSLGTYDHIVLQLPGNPLGLARDDILIEQSNGTRTALMYANIGGSSLCSIDVGGSFGRDLSEQGEKAMAAFAKEWITKLFGSEAAAAVQKTAATRWNASPYVMGAMSAASPGGQLSRKILTEPIGNVFLAGEATHETLWGTVDGAWDSGERAADAALRKIGALKDEPADVPTQSTKRRRAPRR; from the coding sequence ATGACAATCACCCGCCGCAGCTTCCTATCGGCGTCGGCGGTCTTTGCTGCAGCGCCGGTCCTGCGCGCAACCGCCGCGCCCCTGCCGCGCGATGCTGACATCGTCGTGATCGGTGCGGGTGCGGCCGGCATCGCTGCGGCGCGGCGGATCATGGCGGCCAATCGCAAGGTCGTCGTGGTGGAGGCGGCGTCGCAAATTGGTGGGCGCTGCATCACCGACAGCTCGACCTTCGACGTGCCGTTCGATCGCGGCGCGCGCTGGATGCACAATCCCGATACCAATCCGATGATCCGGCTGGCGCGCAGCGCCGGGCTCGATGTGTCGCCGGCACCGTCGGGCCAGAAGATGCGCATCGGCCGCCGCAATGCGCGCGCGGGCGAGACCGAGGACTTTCTGGCGGCGCTGGTGCGCGCCAACCGTGCCGTCGACGAAGCGGCGCGCGGCAAGCTCGATACGTCCTGCGCCTCGGTCCTGCCGAAAGATCTCGGTGATTGGGCGGGCGCCGCCGAATTCGTGCTCGGTGCGAGCTTTGCCGGCAAGGATCTGAAGGAGCTGTCGGCGATCGATAAGGCGCGTGCACAGGACCGCAACTCCCCCATCGCCTGCCGCCAGGGTCTGGGCACGCTGATCACAAGGCTCGGCGAGCAGGTGCCGACAGTGCTGTCGACGCCGGCCAGCCGCATCGTCTGGAGCAATCGCGATGTCAGCGTTGAGACGCAAGCCGGCAAGATCGCCGCGCGTGCCGCCATCATCACGGTCTCGACCAACGTGCTCACATCGGGCGCGATCAAGTTCGCGCCCGACATCCCCAAGCGCGCGCTCGACGCGGCGTCAAAGCTCTCGCTCGGCACTTACGATCACATCGTGCTGCAACTGCCGGGCAACCCGCTCGGCCTCGCGCGCGACGACATCCTGATCGAGCAGAGCAACGGGACGCGTACCGCGCTGATGTACGCCAATATCGGGGGATCCTCGCTGTGCTCGATCGACGTCGGCGGCTCGTTCGGTCGCGATCTCTCAGAGCAGGGCGAGAAGGCGATGGCGGCCTTCGCCAAGGAGTGGATCACGAAGCTGTTCGGCAGCGAGGCGGCTGCCGCGGTGCAGAAGACCGCTGCAACGCGCTGGAATGCCTCGCCCTATGTCATGGGCGCGATGTCGGCAGCCTCGCCCGGCGGACAGCTCTCGCGAAAGATTTTGACCGAGCCGATCGGCAATGTGTTCCTCGCCGGCGAAGCCACGCATGAGACGCTGTGGGGCACCGTCGACGGCGCCTGGGACAGTGGCGAGCGCGCCGCGGACGCCGCGCTGCGCAAGATCGGTGCGCTGAAGGACGAGCCGGCCGACGTGCCGACGCAATCGACGAAGCGGCGGCGTGCGCCGCGGCGGTAG